The following are encoded together in the Candidatus Binatia bacterium genome:
- a CDS encoding type II toxin-antitoxin system VapB family antitoxin — MPLNIRNPETERLAETLAQLTGESKTEAVTKALRDRLARVRRERSKRRLADELDEIARHCAALPVHDARTPDEIIGYDENGLPR, encoded by the coding sequence GAAACCCAGAAACCGAGCGACTGGCGGAGACGCTTGCTCAGCTCACAGGCGAAAGCAAGACGGAGGCGGTGACCAAGGCCCTGCGTGACCGGCTGGCGCGGGTTCGCCGCGAGCGCTCCAAACGGCGCCTGGCGGATGAGCTCGACGAGATCGCTCGCCATTGCGCCGCATTGCCGGTGCATGATGCGCGGACGCCGGACGAGATCATCGGCTACGACGAGAACGGGCTGCCCCGCTGA